The Streptomyces sp. NBC_00670 genome window below encodes:
- a CDS encoding peptide ABC transporter substrate-binding protein, translating into MRGAKSAKWVAIAAVVALGATACGGGNDDGDSKAAADPNGKFSVEVGEPQHPLQPANTMESNGSIVIKSLFSGLVDYDSSGKIVMVNAQSVDTKDNKTFTVKLKSGWKFHDGTPVTATSYVKAWNWAASPANKQTNSFWFSDIQGYDDVAPAKGKAKADTMSGLKVVDDNTFTITLSKPIPYFVYKLGYEVFDPLPESFYKDPKAAGEHPVGNGPYKFVSWQHNKQIEVAKYDGYKGPNAAKNGGVVFKNYSKLETAYQDLKSGNLDVMRQVAPRDLPVYKQDLGDRAVDQSYSAIQTIAVAFYTKQWKDIDPKVLQGLSMAIDRDTITKTVLQGTREPATGWVAKGVLGYQPDAAGDITKYDPAKAKALIKEGGGVPGNKISIQYNADGGHKEWVEAVCGSITKATGVKCTGDSKPDFQSDTNARDNKQVKSLYRSGWVLDYPFISNFIRDLFGTKSDGNQGGFSNKKVDDLIAKADAAGTLEESEKLYQQVEKELVNYMPSIPLWYYKVNAGYSEKVSGVKYAQDGDPILTGIQVKK; encoded by the coding sequence ATGCGCGGTGCCAAGAGCGCCAAGTGGGTCGCGATAGCCGCGGTAGTGGCACTGGGTGCCACCGCCTGTGGCGGTGGCAACGACGACGGCGACAGCAAGGCCGCGGCCGACCCGAACGGCAAGTTCTCGGTCGAGGTGGGTGAGCCGCAGCACCCGTTGCAGCCGGCGAACACGATGGAGTCCAACGGCAGCATCGTTATCAAGTCGCTCTTCTCCGGGCTTGTCGACTACGACTCCAGCGGCAAGATCGTCATGGTCAACGCCCAGTCGGTCGACACGAAGGACAACAAGACCTTCACGGTCAAGCTGAAGTCCGGCTGGAAGTTCCACGACGGCACCCCGGTGACCGCCACGTCGTACGTCAAGGCGTGGAACTGGGCCGCCAGCCCGGCCAACAAGCAGACCAACAGCTTCTGGTTCTCCGACATCCAGGGCTACGACGACGTCGCCCCGGCCAAGGGCAAGGCCAAGGCGGACACCATGTCCGGGCTGAAGGTCGTCGACGACAACACCTTCACCATCACGCTGTCGAAGCCGATCCCGTACTTCGTGTACAAGCTCGGCTACGAGGTCTTCGACCCGCTGCCGGAGTCCTTCTACAAGGACCCGAAGGCCGCGGGCGAGCACCCGGTCGGCAACGGCCCGTACAAGTTCGTCAGCTGGCAGCACAACAAGCAGATCGAGGTCGCCAAGTACGACGGCTACAAGGGTCCGAACGCCGCCAAGAACGGCGGAGTGGTCTTCAAGAACTACTCCAAGCTCGAGACGGCCTACCAGGACCTGAAGTCCGGCAACCTCGACGTGATGCGCCAGGTCGCCCCGCGTGACCTGCCGGTGTACAAGCAGGACCTCGGCGACCGCGCCGTGGACCAGTCGTACTCCGCGATCCAGACCATCGCCGTCGCCTTCTACACCAAGCAGTGGAAGGACATCGACCCCAAGGTCCTCCAGGGCCTGTCGATGGCGATCGACCGCGACACCATCACCAAGACCGTGCTTCAGGGCACGCGTGAGCCCGCCACCGGCTGGGTCGCCAAGGGTGTCCTCGGCTACCAGCCGGACGCCGCCGGCGACATCACCAAGTACGACCCGGCCAAGGCCAAGGCCCTCATCAAGGAGGGTGGCGGCGTCCCGGGCAACAAGATCTCCATCCAGTACAACGCGGACGGCGGTCACAAGGAGTGGGTGGAGGCCGTCTGCGGCTCCATCACCAAGGCCACCGGCGTGAAGTGCACCGGCGACTCCAAGCCCGACTTCCAGTCGGACACCAACGCGCGTGACAACAAGCAGGTCAAGTCGCTGTACCGCTCCGGCTGGGTGCTGGACTACCCGTTCATCTCCAACTTCATCCGCGACCTGTTCGGCACCAAGTCCGACGGCAACCAGGGCGGCTTCTCGAACAAGAAGGTCGACGACCTGATCGCCAAGGCCGACGCCGCCGGCACGCTGGAGGAGTCGGAGAAGCTGTACCAGCAGGTCGAGAAGGAGCTGGTCAACTACATGCCGAGCATCCCGCTCTGGTACTACAAGGTCAACGCGGGCTACTCGGAGAAGGTCTCGGGCGTGAAGTACGCCCAGGACGGCGACCCGATCCTGACCGGCATTCAGGTCAAGAAGTAA
- a CDS encoding ABC transporter permease has translation MGRYVARRLLQMIPVFIGTTLLIFLMVYALPGDPVRGLFGDKGADPAVLKALRHEYGLDQPVLVQYWHYMKDMVLHLDFGTEIASGRPVTEILGDAFPVTLRLAGMAFAIEAVLGIVLGVISGMRAGKAVDTVILVVTLLLISIPIFVLGYIFQTVFAFKLNLLDPSVSDATDYSQLLMPAIVLASVSLAYVARLTRTSVAENLRADYMRTAIAKGLPRRRVVGVHLMRNSLIPVVTFLGTDLGALMGGAIVTEGIFNIHGVGGTIYQAIIRREGTTLVGLVTILVLVYLFCSLIVDLLYAVLDPRIRYA, from the coding sequence ATGGGGCGCTACGTCGCGCGGCGACTGCTCCAGATGATCCCGGTCTTCATCGGGACGACCCTGCTCATCTTTCTGATGGTCTACGCCCTGCCCGGCGACCCGGTGCGTGGGCTTTTCGGCGACAAGGGCGCCGACCCGGCGGTCCTCAAAGCGCTGCGGCACGAGTACGGCCTGGACCAGCCCGTCCTGGTCCAGTACTGGCACTACATGAAGGACATGGTCCTTCACCTCGACTTCGGCACGGAGATCGCCAGCGGCCGCCCGGTGACCGAGATCCTCGGTGACGCCTTCCCGGTGACCCTGCGTCTGGCCGGCATGGCCTTCGCCATCGAGGCGGTCCTCGGCATCGTGCTCGGCGTCATCTCCGGCATGCGCGCGGGCAAGGCGGTCGACACCGTCATCCTCGTCGTGACGCTGCTGCTGATCTCGATCCCGATCTTCGTGCTCGGCTACATCTTCCAGACGGTGTTCGCCTTCAAGCTGAACCTGCTGGATCCCTCGGTGAGCGACGCCACCGATTACAGCCAGCTACTGATGCCCGCCATCGTGCTGGCCAGCGTCTCGCTCGCGTACGTCGCACGGCTGACGCGTACCTCGGTGGCGGAGAACCTGCGGGCCGACTACATGCGCACGGCCATCGCCAAGGGGCTGCCGCGCCGCCGCGTGGTCGGGGTGCACCTGATGCGCAACTCGCTCATCCCGGTCGTCACCTTCCTCGGTACCGACCTCGGCGCCCTGATGGGCGGCGCGATCGTGACCGAGGGCATCTTCAACATCCACGGCGTCGGAGGCACGATCTACCAGGCGATCATCCGCCGTGAGGGCACCACGCTGGTCGGGCTGGTCACCATCCTCGTCCTCGTGTACCTCTTCTGCAGCCTGATCGTCGACCTCCTCTACGCGGTTCTGGACCCGAGGATCCGTTATGCCTGA
- a CDS encoding ABC transporter permease — translation MPELTTSADEATKDAAAAAAGAPLPEPKPEKTRSLWGDAWLDLRTNWIFILSAVLILLLLVMAAWPGLFTNADPNNKDLANHYLQHPHYGSVFSADWLGYDAQGRSVYARAIYGTRASLLVGAGTTVVVVLFGGLMGMIAGYFGGWIDAVLSRVTDMFMGIPFLLGAMVALNSFTDRSIPVVIGALAFLGWTQTARVMRGSVITVKSTDYVQAAKALGAGTGRILFRHVLPNAVAPVIVVATISLGIYIGAEATLSFLGLGLDGVSWGNDISDGGNSIRVAQYIMLYPSIMLSITVLAFIMLGEAVRNALDPKTR, via the coding sequence ATGCCTGAGCTGACCACATCGGCCGACGAGGCCACGAAGGACGCGGCGGCCGCCGCCGCCGGCGCCCCACTGCCCGAACCCAAGCCGGAGAAGACCCGCAGCCTGTGGGGCGACGCCTGGCTGGACCTGCGCACCAACTGGATCTTCATCCTCTCCGCGGTGCTCATCCTGCTGCTGCTGGTGATGGCGGCCTGGCCGGGCCTGTTCACGAACGCCGATCCGAACAACAAGGACCTGGCCAACCACTATCTCCAGCACCCGCACTACGGCAGCGTGTTCTCGGCCGACTGGCTGGGCTACGACGCCCAGGGCCGCAGCGTGTACGCCCGCGCCATCTACGGCACCCGTGCCTCGCTGCTCGTGGGCGCCGGCACCACCGTCGTGGTGGTGCTCTTCGGCGGCCTGATGGGCATGATCGCCGGTTACTTCGGCGGCTGGATCGACGCCGTGCTGTCCCGGGTGACGGACATGTTCATGGGCATCCCGTTCCTGCTCGGTGCCATGGTGGCCCTGAACTCCTTCACCGACCGCTCGATCCCGGTCGTCATCGGAGCCCTGGCCTTCCTCGGCTGGACACAGACGGCCCGTGTGATGCGCGGTTCCGTCATCACCGTCAAGTCGACGGACTACGTCCAGGCGGCCAAGGCACTCGGTGCCGGAACGGGGCGCATCCTCTTCCGCCATGTGCTGCCCAACGCGGTGGCGCCGGTCATCGTCGTCGCCACCATCTCGCTCGGCATCTACATCGGTGCCGAGGCGACGCTGTCGTTCCTGGGCCTCGGCCTGGACGGCGTGTCGTGGGGCAACGACATCTCCGACGGCGGCAACTCGATCCGGGTCGCGCAGTACATCATGCTGTACCCGTCGATCATGCTCAGCATCACGGTGCTGGCGTTCATCATGCTCGGTGAGGCCGTCCGCAACGCCCTCGACCCGAAGACGCGCTGA
- a CDS encoding ABC transporter ATP-binding protein, with translation MTTIEETTPVPSPRDAGADGGPLLDVRDLHVEFHTREGVVKAVNGVNYSVGAGETLAVLGESGSGKSVTAQAIMGILDMPPGKIPQGEIRFRGQDMLTMSAEERRKIRGRRIAMIFQDALSSLNPVLTVGYQLGEMFRVHQGMSKKDAKAKAIELMDRVKIPAAAARINDYPHQFSGGMRQRIMIAMALALEPELIIADEPTTALDVTVQAQVMDLLAELQREFNMGLILITHDLGVVADVADKIAVMYAGRIVEQAPVHELYKRPAHPYTRGLLDSIPRLDQKGQELYAIKGLPPNLLRIPSGCAFNPRCPKARDICTTEVPRLFQVTEQDGTELPGRASACHFWEETIHG, from the coding sequence GTGACCACCATCGAAGAGACCACCCCCGTGCCGTCGCCCCGCGACGCCGGGGCCGACGGCGGGCCGCTGCTCGACGTGCGCGACCTGCACGTGGAGTTCCACACCCGCGAGGGCGTCGTCAAGGCCGTCAACGGCGTGAACTACAGCGTCGGCGCGGGCGAGACCCTCGCCGTGCTGGGCGAGTCCGGCTCCGGCAAGTCCGTGACCGCGCAGGCGATCATGGGCATCCTGGACATGCCGCCCGGGAAGATCCCCCAGGGCGAGATCCGCTTCCGCGGGCAGGACATGCTCACCATGTCCGCCGAGGAGCGCCGCAAGATCCGCGGCCGCCGGATCGCGATGATCTTCCAGGACGCGCTGTCCTCGCTCAACCCGGTGCTGACCGTCGGCTACCAGCTCGGCGAGATGTTCCGCGTCCACCAGGGCATGTCCAAGAAGGACGCCAAGGCCAAGGCGATCGAGCTGATGGACCGGGTGAAGATCCCGGCCGCCGCGGCCCGGATCAACGACTACCCGCACCAGTTCTCCGGCGGTATGCGCCAGCGCATCATGATCGCCATGGCGCTGGCCCTGGAGCCGGAGCTGATCATCGCCGACGAGCCGACCACGGCCCTCGACGTGACGGTCCAGGCCCAGGTCATGGACCTGCTCGCGGAGCTCCAGCGCGAGTTCAACATGGGCCTCATCCTGATCACCCACGACCTCGGCGTCGTCGCCGACGTCGCGGACAAGATCGCCGTGATGTACGCGGGCCGGATCGTCGAGCAGGCGCCCGTGCACGAGCTGTACAAGCGCCCGGCGCACCCGTACACCCGCGGTCTGCTGGACTCGATCCCGCGCCTGGACCAGAAGGGCCAGGAGCTCTACGCGATCAAGGGCCTGCCGCCCAACCTGCTGCGCATCCCGTCCGGCTGCGCCTTCAACCCGCGCTGCCCCAAGGCCCGGGACATCTGCACCACCGAGGTGCCGCGCCTGTTCCAGGTCACCGAGCAGGACGGCACCGAACTGCCGGGCCGCGCCTC